A window from Primulina huaijiensis isolate GDHJ02 chromosome 11, ASM1229523v2, whole genome shotgun sequence encodes these proteins:
- the LOC140988678 gene encoding cytokinin riboside 5'-monophosphate phosphoribohydrolase LOG5-like — translation MEEKLAESRFKRVCVFCGSSSGKRECYGEAALELGQELVAKRLDLVYGGGSIGLMGLISEAVHRGGGHVLGIIPRPLVGKEKTGETVGEVRMVADMHQRKAEMARHSDCFIALPGGYGTLEELLEVISWAQLGIHDKPVGLLNVDGYYNNLLTFIDKAVDDGFIKPSQRHIFVSATNAKELVQKLEAYVPVQDGVVVMLNRKVEVELEKTPPAAPKQLAFAALQSPPPPEIAL, via the exons ATGGAAGAAAAACTTGCGGAATCAAGATTCAAGAGGGTCTGTGTATTCTGTGGTAGTAGTTCTGGGAAGCGGGAGTGTTACGGAGAAGCGGCACTCGAGCTAGGGCAAGAGCTG GTGGCGAAAAGGTTAGATCTTGTGTATGGTGGAGGAAGTATAGGGCTGATGGGCTTGATTTCTGAGGCCGTTCATCGAGGCGGAGGACACGTGCTTGG GATCATTCCAAGACCTTTGGTTGGCAAAGAG AAAACTGGTGAGACAGTGGGGGAGGTGAGAATGGTTGCCGATATGCACCAGAGGAAAGCTGAGATGGCCCGCCATTCTGATTGCTTTATAGCATTGCCGG GTGGATATGGCACCCTGGAGGAATTGTTGGAAGTAATATCATGGGCTCAGCTAGGCATTCATGACAAGCCT GTTGGTTTGCTGAATGTCGATGGGTACTACAACAACCTGCTCACCTTCATTGATAAAGCAGTGGATGATGGCTTCATAAAGCCTTCTCAGCGTCACATCTTTGTGTCCGCCACAAACGCCAAGGAGCTTGTCCAGAAACTGGAG GCTTACGTGCCTGTCCAAGATGGAGTGGTTGTCATGTTAAATCGGAAGGTCGAAGTAGAACTCGAGAAGACTCCACCTGCTGCACCCAAGCAATTGGCCTTTGCCGCCTTGCAGTCGCCGCCACCGCCAGAAATTGCTCTATAA
- the LOC140988677 gene encoding uncharacterized protein, with the protein MGCATSKLDDLPAVALCRERCAFLDEALRIRFALADAHAAYLQSLKAVGLSLHTFFIQDLDASAHGLPSPVLNLPQQRKGDPHGYSSSSSENIHHLHSHSHSDSGSHLHFHSDSDEEEADSLHNNQVSSPVRNQQSYAGYMPAYGNLNFNFPGAAAGGGGGFMHINYMKNQATPSVVYTQRPMTPKTWQMDEPSVSASSYYPYPSYQDDINRNPNSSSYTNYSGYTSYPNYGAGGGGFYGGSSAAPAPYVGGFSSQPAASSSSKAPPSPPRSSGWDFLNPFDGFEKFYPATTSSRDSRDVREEEGIPDLEDEEDEVVKEVHGHQKFVDSGRSSYSKPGVSEADVQEANEAQLQYRSRPKVEMETDPVEYEVHMVDKKVVGADDRSKDQGSTSGFNPRGGLKGDLEVVREIQLQFERASESGSELSKFLEVGKLPYKRRHGVNHVSSKMLHLPVVSLRPSTSKGSEMNMSDPAYLDSHQELETSRNLSSTLHKLFLWEKKLYEEVKVEEKMRVLHDRKSRKLKRLDERGAEVHKVDATRTLVRSLSTKIGIAIQVVDRISVKINNLRDEELWPQLNDLIQGLTTMWKSMLECHRNQCQAIGEAKWLDTIAFRKHFSDAHFEATRQFEHDLVNWTLRFSSWVDAQKGFVRALNSWLRNCLLYVPEETADGIVPFSPGRIGAPPVFVVCNQWWQSLERLSEKEVVGSMRDFATNVLQLWDRDKAEMRQKMLASKDDRKIKSLDKEDQKIQKEILALDKRMVLLNSTIDKGMPSTGHAVYQNETTKGGSLQASLQHVLEAMESFTSNSLKVYEELLQRIEEDHPAREHERVS; encoded by the exons ATGGGATGCGCCACTTCCAAGCTCGATGATCTCCCCGCCGTGGCTCTGTGCCGGGAGCGTTGCGCCTTTCTTGACGAGGCACTACGCATCCGCTTCGCGCTTGCTGATGCCCACGCTGCTTACCTTCAGTCGCTCAAGGCGGTGGGTCTCTCTCTGCACACCTTTTTCATTCAAGATCTCGATGCTTCCGCCCACGGTCTGCCGTCTCCGGTGCTGAATCTTCCGCAGCAGAGGAAAGGGGACCCTCATGggtactcttcctcttcttccgAGAATATCCACCACCTCCACTCCCACTCTCACTCCGACTCGGGTTCTCACCTGCACTTCCACTCTGACTCCGACGAGGAGGAGGCTGACTCCTTGCATAATAATCAAGTCAGCTCGCCGGTCCGCAACCAACAGTCCTACGCTGGTTACATGCCTGCTTACGGGAATCTCAATTTCAATTTTCCCGGAGCTGCAGCCGGCGGGGGTGGGGGTTTTATGcatataaattatatgaaaaatcaAGCGACGCCATCTGTGGTCTATACCCAACGGCCCATGACTCCAAAAACATGGCAAATGGATGAGCCTTCTGTTTCCGCTTCTTCTTACTATCCGTATCCTAGTTATCAGGACGATATCAATCGAAATCCCAACTCTTCTTCTTATACTAATTACAGTGGTTATACAAGTTACCCCAATTACGGGGCTGGAGGAGGCGGGTTTTACGGTGGTTCTTCTGCTGCTCCGGCGCCTTATGTTGGCGGATTTTCGTCTCAACCGGCGGCGTCGTCAAGTTCTAAAGCACCGCCTTCACCACCGAGGAGCTCCGGTTGGGATTTTTTGAACCCGTTTGATGGATTCGAAAAGTTTTATCCGGCTACCACTTCGAGCCGCGACTCGAGGGACGTGAGGGAGGAAGAGGGGATTCCGGATTTGGAAGATGAGGAAGATGAGGTAGTAAAGGAAGTTCATGGCCATCAGAAGTTTGTTGATAGCGGAAGAAGCAGTTACTCGAAGCCAGGGGTATCCGAAGCCGACGTGCAGGAGGCTAATGAGGCCCAGTTGCAGTACAGGTCGAGGCCCAAAGTGGAAATGGAGACAGATCCAGTTGAATACGAGGTGCATATGGTGGATAAGAAGGTTGTTGGTGCTGATGACAGGTCAAAAGACCAGGGAAGTACTTCTGGATTCAATCCTCGAGGAGGGCTCAAAGGAGATTTGGAAGTTGTGAGAGAGATTCAACTTCAGTTTGAGCGAGCTTCAGAGTCTGGAAGCGAGCTTTCTAAGTTTCTGGAGGTTGGCAAGCTACCATATAAACGAAGGCATGGTGTCAATCACG TGTCTTCCAAGATGCTGCATCTGCCTGTGGTATCCTTACGGCCTTCAACGTCTAAAGGCTCGGAGATGAATATGTCCGATCCTGCTTACTTGGATTCTCATCAAGAACTGGAGACGTCCAGAAATCTTTCTTCTACTTTACATAAGCTGTTCCTCTGGGAGAAGAAACTGTACGAAGAAGTGAAG GTTGAGGAGAAAATGAGGGTACTCCATGATCGCAAGTCTAGAAAACTGAAGCGTTTGGATGAAAGAGGTGCTGAGGTTCATAAAGTTGACGCAACCAGAACTTTGGTCAGGAGTCTTTCCACAAAGATTGGAATTGCTATTCAAGTGGTGGATAGAATCTCCGTGAAGATAAATAACTTGAGGGATGAAGAATTGTGGCCACAACTAAATGACCTCATTCAAGG GTTGACTACTATGTGGAAGTCCATGCTGGAATGCCATCGTAATCAATGCCAAGCAATTGGAGAAGCCAAGTGGTTAGATACCATTGCATTCCGCAAGCACTTTAGTGATGCTCATTTTGAAGCAACTCGTCAGTTTGAACATGACCTGGTTAATTGGACTTTGAGGTTCTCGTCTTGGGTTGATGCACAAAAGGGCTTTGTCCGGGCATTAAACAGCTGGCTCAGGAATTGTCTCCTCTATGTTCCCGAAGAAACAGCTGATGGAATAGTTCCATTTTCTCCAGGTAGGATTGGTGCCCCCCCCGTGTTTGTTGTTTGCAATCAGTGGTGGCAATCCCTGGAAAGGCTTTCTGAGAAAGAAGTGGTTGGATCTATGCGAGACTTCGCCACAAATGTGCTTCAGCTATGGGACAGGGATAAGGCTGAAATGCGCCAAAAGATGTTGGCGAGCAAGGATGATAGAAAGATTAAGAGCCTGGACAAAGAAGACCAGAAAATACAAAAGGAGATTCTGGCTTTGGACAAAAGGATGGTTTTATTAAATTCCACAATCGACAAAGGTATGCCATCGACTGGGCACGCTGTGTATCAGAATGAGACCACTAAAGGAGGAAGCCTGCAGGCAAGTTTGCAACATGTTCTTGAAGCCATGGAGAGTTTTACATCTAACTCATTGAAAGTTTATGAGGAGTTATTACAACGAATTGAAGAGGACCATCCTGCCCGGGAGCATGAAAGAGTTTCTTAG
- the LOC140987785 gene encoding uncharacterized protein has product MILDKASKNANYTSPSIQHEILKIIVYLVRSKIRDEVGDAKFCFLADEAIDESNSSKMAIVLRYVDCDVFVRERFLKLLLQLTLVVAAKEVLDVWLLFSKLSSIVNFVGSSSKRHSQLKSIREDDFIFILLLMHRVLETSDMLCHALQRKNQDILNAMSLVTTSKLLFQKMRDDEWEDFLWSVNNFCDSHDIVVPDLTDRYVEGTKRSCQQKNHFTVEEYYHFHVFNVVIDKKLMKLNTHFTEQSIELLTLYEALNPSDGFKSFSDSAIYSLIDKFYPNDFSKDNMKYLKTQLDHYKLDVFEDPKFKDVDSLPKLCRLLVETKKSRI; this is encoded by the exons ATGATCTTAGATAAAGCATCTAAAAATGCCAATTATACATCACCATCAATTCAACATGAGATTctaaaaattattgtttatCTTGTGCGAAGTAAAATCCGTGATGAAGTAGGGGATGCTAAATTCTGTTTTCTTGCTGATGAAGCAATTGATGAATCTAATAGTTCAAAAATGGCTATTGTTTTGCGATACGTAGATTGTGATGTGTTTGTTAGGGAGAGATTTTTGAAGTTGTTG CTGCAACTTACATTAGTTGTAGCAGCTAAAGAGGTATTAGATGTATGGCTATTGTTTTCCAAATTAAGTTCAATTGTCAATTTTGTGGGGTCTTCTTCAAAGAGACACTCTCAATTGAAATCAATTCGAGAAGatgattttatatttatcttgTTGTTGATGCATAGAGTTTTGGAAACATCTGATATGTTATGTCATGCTttgcaaagaaaaaatcaaGACATTCTGAATGCAATGAGTTTAGTCACGACTTCAAAATTGCTTTTCCAGAAAATGAGAGATGATGAATGGGAAGATTTTCTATGGAGTGTGAATAATTTTTGTGATAGTCATGACATTGTAGTGCCTGATTTGACAGATCGTTATGTTGAAGGTACTAAACGTTCTTGtcaacagaaaaatcattttacaGTGGAAGAATACTATCATTTTCATGTATTCAACGTTGTGATTGACAAAAAGCTGATGAAGTTGAATACACACTTTACTGAGCAATCAATAGAGCTTCTCACTCTCTATGAAGCCTTGAATCCCAGTGATGGCTTCAAATCATTCTCTGATAGTGCTATTTATTCTTTAATCGATAAATTTTATCCCAATGATTTTTCTAAAGAtaacatgaaatatttgaagACTCAATTGGATCATTACAAGcttgatgtatttgaggatccGAAGTTTAAAGATGTTGATTCTCTTCCTAAATTATGCCGACTACTAGTTGAAACAAAGAAGTCGaggatttaa
- the LOC140988643 gene encoding expansin-like A1, translated as MYKLLKSVTCSDLHSRSSSSSYHSIAFSINSITLKNLMDMFFLYFVIFHLASLATACDRCVNQAKVAFFSDDQALKSGACGYNSVALGLNDGRLAAASPGVYNQGVGCGACFQMRCTNGNICSKDGTVVLVSDKNVDNGTDFVVSTKAFSSMAKKGKERDIFKLGVLPVLYKRVPCDYAKNKNLSVRVQEISQKPNYLAISFLYQGGQTEIVALDVAQVGSPNWNFMSRNYGAVWDTSRVPAGPLQLRFVVTSGFDGKWYWAKNVLPAEWKIGAIYDSGLQINDTAKQDCSPCDYDTWK; from the exons ATGTATAAATTATTGAAATCTGTGACTTGTAGTGATCTCCACTCAAGATCATCATCATCGTCATACCACTCGATCGCATTCTCGATAAATTCCATCACCCTCAAAAATTTAATGGATATGTTTTTCCTCTACTTTGTAATCTTCCATCTTGCTTCGCTCGCCACTGCGTGTGATCGCTGCGTCAACCAAGCCAAAGTCGCCTTCTTTTCCGATGATCAAGCCCTTAAGT CCGGTGCTTGTGGGTACAATTCCGTGGCGTTAGGATTGAACGATGGCCGGCTGGCGGCGGCGTCCCCCGGTGTGTACAACCAAGGAGTTGGTTGCGGTGCATGCTTTCAG ATGAGATGCACAAATGGAAACATATGTAGTAAAGATGGGACAGTTGTATTAGTGAGTGACAAAAATGTCGATAATGGGACAGATTTCGTGGTGAGCACCAAAGCTTTCTCGTCTATGGCTAAAAAGGGCAAAGAGCGGGACATTTTTAAACTCGGAGTCCTCCCTGTACTATACAAGAG GGTACCATGCGACTACGCAAAGAACAAGAATTTAAGTGTTCGGGTTCAAGAAATAAGCCAGAAGCCGAATTACCTAGCCATTTCTTTCTTGTACCAAGGTGGTCAAACAGAAATCGTGGCACTAGACGTGGCTCAG GTTGGGTCACCAAATTGGAATTTCATGAGTAGGAACTACGGGGCTGTTTGGGACACGAGCCGGGTCCCTGCCGGGCCTCTGCAGTTGAGGTTTGTAGTTACTTCTGGGTTCGACGGGAAATGGTATTGGGCCAAGAATGTGCTGCCTGCTGAATGGAAAATTGGTGCGATTTATGATTCGGGCCTACAAATTAATGATACTGCCAAACAGGATTGTTCTCCATGTGACTACGACACCTGGAAATGA